In a genomic window of Spirosoma agri:
- a CDS encoding tyrosine-type recombinase/integrase: MTILFTESLAIRNRWANLSQTLSDYLFPFLEPGLNVHRQKAVIRQLLKQTNKYMERVGKALGIQEEVNTYAARHSFATIPLRSEVPVAFISQSLGHTSLKTTEDYLCSFEDEQTKKYLNNLL; this comes from the coding sequence ATGACGATTCTGTTCACTGAAAGCCTGGCCATACGTAATCGCTGGGCTAATCTGAGCCAGACCTTATCGGATTATTTATTTCCCTTTCTGGAGCCCGGCCTGAATGTTCATCGGCAAAAGGCCGTGATTCGCCAGCTCTTGAAACAAACCAACAAGTACATGGAGCGGGTGGGTAAAGCACTGGGCATTCAGGAAGAGGTCAACACGTATGCCGCCCGGCATTCCTTTGCCACGATCCCGCTGCGCTCCGAAGTGCCGGTTGCGTTCATTTCGCAGTCGCTGGGTCATACGAGTCTGAAAACAACGGAAGACTACCTTTGCAGCTTCGAGGATGAGCAGACCAAGAAGTACTTAAACAACCTGCTGTAG